A part of Pectinatus sottacetonis genomic DNA contains:
- a CDS encoding Nif3-like dinuclear metal center hexameric protein has protein sequence MISCQTIIEAMEKIAPHNLAEEWDNPGLLIGDPAQKINKLIVCLDVNNNVINTALKEKCDMIISHHPFIFHPLKKIRTDLPQGKSIQTLLANNIAVFAAHTNLDSALGGINDYLCHLWGLHNTIPLNTASTEELIKLIVFVPVDYAEKVRLAIGKAGAGFVGKYSNCSFESNGTGHFLPLPGTNPFIGEIGKTASVNETKIETIFPAKIQSKVIKAMLKAHPYEEAAYELHSLKPTNIFTGLGRIGELSTAIDLEDFTAMIKNTLPVKNIRLVKSNNKKIKKAALCSGTGAEFINRAKFMGADIYITGDVKYHEAQKAQELNMNLIDAGHFGTEFPIVKYLAKKLETIATKNKWQIKVLHDKASVDPFTVI, from the coding sequence ATGATAAGCTGTCAAACGATAATAGAAGCAATGGAAAAAATTGCCCCACACAATCTAGCTGAAGAATGGGATAATCCTGGTCTTTTAATTGGTGATCCCGCACAAAAAATAAATAAACTGATTGTTTGTCTTGATGTCAATAACAACGTAATCAACACAGCCCTAAAAGAAAAATGCGATATGATAATTTCACATCATCCTTTCATTTTCCATCCGCTAAAAAAAATACGTACTGACCTGCCACAGGGTAAATCTATCCAAACACTATTAGCAAATAATATTGCCGTCTTTGCTGCCCATACCAATCTGGACAGTGCCCTGGGTGGTATCAATGATTACCTCTGCCATTTATGGGGGTTACATAATACTATACCATTAAATACAGCTTCCACAGAAGAATTAATAAAGCTGATCGTTTTTGTACCAGTAGATTATGCCGAAAAAGTTCGTCTGGCAATAGGTAAAGCCGGTGCCGGTTTTGTCGGTAAATATTCCAACTGTTCCTTTGAATCCAATGGTACAGGCCACTTTCTCCCGCTGCCTGGAACCAATCCCTTCATTGGTGAAATTGGCAAAACAGCATCAGTAAATGAAACTAAAATTGAAACTATATTCCCCGCTAAAATACAGTCAAAAGTCATAAAAGCAATGCTCAAGGCTCATCCCTATGAAGAAGCGGCCTATGAATTGCATTCGTTAAAACCAACAAATATATTTACAGGACTTGGCCGCATTGGAGAATTATCTACCGCTATTGATTTGGAAGATTTTACAGCAATGATAAAAAACACCCTACCCGTAAAAAATATTCGTCTTGTCAAAAGCAATAATAAAAAAATCAAAAAAGCCGCCTTGTGCAGTGGTACCGGAGCCGAATTTATAAATAGGGCAAAATTTATGGGTGCTGATATATATATAACTGGAGATGTTAAATACCATGAAGCTCAAAAGGCACAGGAACTAAATATGAACCTCATAGATGCCGGACATTTCGGCACAGAATTCCCTATTGTAAAATATCTTGCAAAAAAATTAGAGACCATAGCCACTAAAAACAAATGGCAGATAAAAGTCCTTCACGATAAAGCTTCTGTTGATCCCTTTACCGTAATATAA
- a CDS encoding sn-glycerol-1-phosphate dehydrogenase encodes MINWNKYLNREIVCSCGKKHQCNIKHVDIGFNVIKKLADYVQEEKFKNICIVADKHTIKIAGEKVYTALKKIGISYNEYIFTDEELIPNELNLGKIFTHIPVDCDFIIAIGSGVINDLVRFVSKKIYIPYAIVATAPSMDGYASAVSPLIIDGFKVTYEGLGFPWAIIGDVDILKDAPVNMIASGVGDIFGKYVCLVEWKLSHIVNNEYYCPEIEKLMRRAVDIVAKAADHGIAERDPQAIASVMEGLIWAGIGISYCGNSRPASGCEHQMGHFWEMMFLQNYHRHDIEHGTFVGIATIVALYVYKEAVNILEVNNNLPTILFDKEKWEKMIVDVYGKCSCSIIDLENKVHKNDSQKAVVRIRNVLSNKMQIIKLIKSLPDINIMIKRMKKVQEPFLPRQIGITPQLLRDTIIYAKEMRNRYGVLQLLFDCGKLEEAADKVCREIDMLSESNIGK; translated from the coding sequence GTGATTAACTGGAATAAGTATTTAAATAGGGAAATAGTTTGCAGTTGTGGGAAAAAACATCAATGTAATATTAAGCATGTAGACATAGGTTTTAATGTTATTAAAAAATTGGCAGATTATGTACAAGAGGAAAAATTTAAAAATATTTGTATTGTAGCAGATAAGCATACTATAAAAATAGCCGGGGAAAAAGTATATACAGCATTAAAAAAGATTGGTATATCATATAATGAATATATTTTTACAGATGAAGAACTTATACCTAATGAATTAAATTTAGGAAAGATTTTCACTCACATACCAGTTGATTGTGATTTTATTATTGCAATAGGATCAGGGGTAATAAATGATTTAGTGCGATTTGTATCAAAAAAAATATATATTCCATATGCTATAGTTGCAACAGCACCGTCTATGGACGGTTATGCTTCAGCAGTATCACCATTAATTATAGATGGTTTTAAGGTAACATATGAAGGATTAGGTTTTCCATGGGCGATAATTGGCGATGTTGATATATTAAAAGATGCACCAGTAAATATGATAGCATCTGGAGTAGGTGATATATTTGGCAAATATGTTTGTTTAGTGGAATGGAAATTATCACATATAGTAAATAACGAATATTATTGTCCAGAAATTGAGAAATTGATGCGTAGAGCTGTTGATATAGTGGCAAAAGCTGCTGATCATGGTATTGCTGAAAGGGATCCGCAGGCAATAGCTTCAGTTATGGAGGGTTTGATATGGGCGGGAATAGGTATAAGTTATTGTGGAAATTCACGTCCAGCATCTGGGTGTGAACACCAAATGGGCCATTTTTGGGAAATGATGTTTTTACAAAATTACCATCGGCATGACATTGAACATGGCACGTTTGTAGGGATAGCAACAATAGTGGCACTTTATGTATATAAAGAAGCAGTAAATATTTTAGAAGTTAATAATAATTTACCAACTATTTTATTTGATAAAGAGAAATGGGAAAAAATGATAGTTGATGTTTATGGGAAATGTAGTTGTAGTATTATTGATCTAGAGAATAAAGTGCATAAAAATGATTCCCAAAAGGCTGTTGTAAGAATACGAAATGTCTTGTCTAATAAAATGCAGATAATAAAGCTTATAAAAAGTTTACCAGATATAAATATAATGATAAAACGGATGAAAAAAGTACAAGAACCATTTTTACCAAGACAAATAGGAATTACTCCCCAGCTTTTGCGAGATACAATAATATATGCTAAAGAAATGCGTAATCGTTATGGCGTATTACAATTATTGTTTGATTGTGGAAAATTAGAGGAAGCAGCAGATAAAGTTTGCAGAGAAATAGACATGTTATCAGAAAGTAATATAGGAAAATAA
- a CDS encoding ribulose-phosphate 3-epimerase, which yields MIAPVFSASVSCMNIGGFAAAIKEVEKLVGFLHYDIVDGKFNKCYVLGDIAYQYLKKNSKLPIELHLAVENPEEYINIFAGYGVDYIAVHYEAMTDPQKTFQLIRRVGAVPVLAYRAETAPQEDFFALAQNCAWILKLTVNPGFSGQKINTQAIDHIRLMAKILRKNNSTIRIQADGNVNCITIKALYIAGATIFTCGTSGLFRQGRSLRQNLRELRNALPIKNYGKYSLV from the coding sequence ATGATAGCACCAGTTTTTTCAGCGTCCGTTTCTTGTATGAATATTGGTGGTTTTGCTGCTGCAATAAAAGAAGTAGAAAAATTGGTGGGATTTTTACATTATGATATAGTTGATGGAAAATTCAATAAATGTTATGTCTTGGGGGATATAGCATATCAATATTTAAAGAAAAATAGTAAACTACCTATTGAATTGCATTTAGCAGTTGAAAATCCAGAAGAATATATTAATATTTTTGCAGGATACGGTGTGGATTATATTGCTGTACATTATGAAGCGATGACTGATCCCCAGAAAACTTTTCAATTGATAAGAAGAGTTGGAGCTGTACCAGTATTGGCTTATCGTGCAGAAACAGCACCTCAAGAAGATTTTTTTGCATTAGCTCAGAATTGTGCGTGGATATTAAAACTTACGGTTAATCCAGGCTTTTCAGGACAAAAAATTAATACACAAGCTATTGACCATATACGATTAATGGCTAAAATATTAAGAAAAAATAATAGTACAATTCGTATTCAGGCAGATGGTAATGTAAATTGTATAACAATAAAAGCTTTATACATTGCTGGTGCAACAATTTTTACATGTGGGACTTCTGGTTTGTTTAGGCAAGGGCGATCATTGCGGCAAAATTTAAGAGAATTACGTAATGCCCTGCCTATTAAAAATTACGGCAAATATTCGCTAGTTTAA
- a CDS encoding diguanylate cyclase domain-containing protein → MLLRCNNKGIPEYVFCMMTDINRQKEEYEHLLHQAHNDVLTGLFNKATTQKFITNYLKNARLKDKKQALFIIDIDGFKAVNDHFGHLFGDAVIAELAHHIKDSFRKTDIVGRVGGDEFMVLLKNISDNNIISDKAQELIGQLQREYNAKEEIYKISASVGIAVSPESGIEFEELFEKADRALYHVKAEGKNNYYIYHDKMPVSEYVNNRINSELQEKNQKSFYENVIEYIFRILYRSEDADAATNLILEVIGRRYSISRTFILEKKKNQMYANTFEWCNDGVQSQQGKQQHILSMVAEKFFHYFDENGVFSCENVTLLPQELRRYFNNSPVKALLECAMVDKGNLVGLIGFEYHPHPRAWKNEEIEALSFTAEILGTFLLHRRSMDEVKLSRMQALEILDHIESFIYVIDKNTREILFLNESAAEFFGTDKIGKHCYDSVCCESMNCSFCPAVLLTEVVKSAKQDIYIPKRKIWLHVSVSKIQWDGDRDVCMVHCHDITAIKKGELGN, encoded by the coding sequence TTGCTGCTGCGCTGTAATAATAAGGGGATTCCTGAATATGTTTTTTGTATGATGACGGATATAAACAGACAGAAAGAGGAATATGAGCATCTTTTGCATCAAGCGCATAATGATGTATTGACAGGATTGTTTAATAAGGCTACAACGCAAAAGTTTATCACTAATTATCTTAAAAATGCGCGCTTAAAAGATAAAAAACAAGCTCTTTTTATAATAGATATTGATGGTTTTAAAGCTGTTAATGATCATTTTGGTCATTTATTTGGTGATGCAGTTATAGCGGAGTTAGCGCATCATATTAAGGATTCTTTTAGAAAAACTGATATTGTTGGTCGTGTTGGTGGTGATGAATTTATGGTTTTATTAAAAAATATAAGTGATAATAATATTATATCTGATAAGGCACAGGAATTGATCGGGCAGTTGCAGCGTGAATATAATGCGAAGGAAGAAATCTATAAGATATCAGCTAGTGTAGGTATTGCTGTTTCACCAGAATCAGGAATTGAATTTGAAGAACTGTTTGAAAAAGCTGATAGAGCACTTTATCATGTCAAAGCTGAGGGGAAAAATAATTATTATATATACCATGATAAAATGCCAGTCAGCGAATATGTGAATAATAGAATAAATTCTGAACTACAGGAAAAGAATCAAAAGTCTTTTTATGAAAATGTGATTGAGTATATTTTTCGCATTTTATATCGGAGTGAAGATGCTGATGCGGCAACAAACTTGATTTTGGAAGTGATTGGTCGCCGATATAGTATCAGCCGTACATTCATTTTGGAAAAGAAAAAAAATCAGATGTACGCTAACACGTTTGAATGGTGCAATGATGGTGTACAGTCACAGCAGGGTAAACAGCAGCATATTTTGTCCATGGTGGCAGAAAAATTTTTCCATTATTTTGATGAAAACGGTGTATTCAGTTGTGAAAATGTAACACTATTACCGCAGGAGTTGCGAAGATATTTTAATAATAGTCCAGTAAAAGCACTATTGGAATGTGCAATGGTGGACAAGGGAAATTTGGTTGGACTGATAGGCTTTGAATATCATCCACATCCACGGGCATGGAAAAATGAGGAAATAGAAGCACTGTCATTTACTGCTGAGATTTTAGGGACATTTTTACTTCATAGACGCTCAATGGATGAAGTGAAATTATCCCGTATGCAGGCCTTGGAAATATTGGATCATATAGAATCATTTATATATGTAATTGATAAAAATACGCGTGAAATATTATTTTTAAATGAAAGTGCAGCGGAATTTTTTGGTACTGATAAGATAGGCAAACATTGCTATGACAGTGTTTGTTGTGAAAGTATGAACTGTTCTTTTTGTCCTGCGGTATTGTTAACAGAGGTTGTTAAATCGGCGAAACAGGATATATATATACCTAAGCGGAAAATATGGCTGCATGTTTCTGTATCAAAAATCCAGTGGGACGGAGACAGAGATGTGTGTATGGTACATTGCCATGATATCACGGCAATCAAAAAGGGGGAGTTGGGTAATTAG
- a CDS encoding diguanylate cyclase → MLKLSDNSIKTQMRYLFISSLIVTICIISFIIFYYWKMSINETMLYTQAETTQSVLYGIKNFMEVPLHMNECNRYFLEKGLIDIKKDNNAAKFFGGAMSNADDNVYSFSFGTADGEYYGVRRYHDSLEFMKSDKQTNGRSTYYSMDKDFKIGRITDQLGKFDPRTRDWYISAQKSRYPIFSDIYRHFAMNDLVISASYPIFDENKKFLGVLGTHITLNKLNDELKYVVKNRNAKAYIFEKKTDDLVANSENEPNFIIDSKGIFHRTNAASIKDSIIREAYMDYKTNHADDIKTFTGMEDFYIKVSEYKKYGADWILVTAVPESPYILVIKKSVWIALILSILILLAAAWISSQKINKYLLPVYDLIGITEKFSAGDFSLRAGVSEKNEIGILGHSFNNMAEHLELLINKLEQKVKERTNELEEKNRTLEKTKEKLEYSLQIDFLTGLYNRKFLITKIDDSINDFSQNGTIFSIIMMDIDFFKKINDTYGHDCGDFILQEIAKIFKTCINGKGYISRWGGEEFLILLHGTVEKEGLAIGEKIRRTVEEYEFIYQKFVIQVTITLGMAVYETEISVDDIIKHADIAVYKGKRNGRNRLEVYTENE, encoded by the coding sequence ATGCTTAAATTATCAGATAATTCAATAAAAACACAAATGAGATATTTATTTATTTCCAGCTTAATAGTTACTATATGCATAATTAGTTTTATCATTTTCTATTATTGGAAGATGTCAATTAATGAAACTATGCTTTATACTCAGGCAGAAACAACGCAGTCTGTATTATATGGGATAAAAAATTTTATGGAAGTACCACTGCATATGAATGAATGTAATAGATATTTTTTAGAAAAGGGATTAATTGATATAAAAAAGGACAATAATGCGGCAAAGTTTTTTGGCGGGGCTATGAGTAATGCTGATGATAATGTTTATAGTTTTAGTTTTGGCACGGCTGATGGGGAATATTACGGTGTGCGCCGCTATCATGATAGTCTTGAGTTTATGAAAAGTGATAAACAGACTAATGGACGGTCTACGTATTATTCCATGGATAAAGATTTTAAAATAGGACGGATAACAGATCAGTTGGGGAAATTTGATCCTCGTACGCGTGATTGGTATATATCGGCACAAAAGAGTAGGTATCCAATTTTTTCTGATATTTACCGGCATTTTGCCATGAATGATTTAGTTATTTCTGCATCGTATCCGATATTTGATGAAAATAAGAAATTTTTGGGTGTATTGGGGACACATATCACTTTAAATAAACTTAATGATGAACTAAAATATGTTGTTAAAAATCGTAATGCCAAGGCCTATATTTTTGAAAAAAAAACAGATGATTTGGTTGCTAATAGTGAAAATGAACCTAATTTTATTATTGATTCAAAAGGAATATTTCATAGGACTAATGCAGCTTCTATAAAAGATTCGATAATAAGAGAGGCTTATATGGACTATAAAACCAACCATGCTGATGATATAAAAACGTTTACTGGTATGGAGGATTTTTATATAAAAGTATCTGAATATAAGAAATATGGAGCTGACTGGATACTTGTTACGGCTGTCCCAGAGAGCCCCTATATTTTAGTCATTAAAAAAAGTGTATGGATTGCCTTGATTTTGTCGATATTGATTTTATTGGCAGCAGCGTGGATATCGTCACAGAAAATCAATAAATATCTGTTGCCAGTATACGATCTTATTGGGATAACAGAAAAATTTTCTGCGGGAGATTTTTCCCTGCGTGCCGGTGTTTCAGAAAAGAATGAAATTGGTATTTTAGGACATTCTTTTAATAATATGGCTGAGCATTTAGAGCTATTGATAAATAAACTGGAGCAAAAGGTAAAGGAACGAACTAATGAACTGGAGGAAAAAAATAGAACACTAGAAAAAACGAAGGAAAAGTTGGAATACTCATTGCAAATAGACTTTCTTACAGGGCTATATAACAGAAAATTTTTGATTACTAAAATAGATGATAGTATTAATGATTTTTCTCAAAATGGTACGATTTTTTCTATAATTATGATGGATATAGATTTTTTTAAGAAAATCAATGACACATATGGACATGACTGTGGTGATTTTATTTTGCAGGAAATAGCAAAAATATTTAAAACATGTATAAATGGCAAAGGATATATTTCTCGCTGGGGTGGAGAAGAGTTCCTGATTTTACTGCATGGTACGGTGGAAAAAGAAGGATTGGCAATAGGGGAAAAAATAAGAAGAACGGTTGAAGAATATGAATTTATTTATCAAAAGTTTGTTATACAAGTTACTATAACATTGGGGATGGCAGTATATGAAACAGAAATTTCAGTGGATGATATAATAAAACATGCTGATATAGCTGTTTATAAGGGAAAACGAAATGGGCGTAACCGCTTAGAAGTATATACTGAAAATGAATAA
- the rpiB gene encoding ribose 5-phosphate isomerase B, with translation MTIVIGSDHAGLHMKEFLKGKLHDAGYVVIDKGTHDEKSVDAGTYAISVGEEVASDTIGKKGILICGTGIGMSINANKINGIRAALVGDLFSAKMTRAHNDANVICMGARVIAEAMAWEITKTWLSTEFLGGKYAKRVASIARYENMRI, from the coding sequence ATGACTATTGTTATTGGTTCAGATCATGCAGGATTGCATATGAAGGAATTTCTCAAAGGAAAATTACATGATGCTGGATATGTAGTAATTGATAAAGGTACTCACGATGAAAAATCTGTAGATGCAGGAACCTATGCTATTTCTGTAGGAGAGGAAGTAGCATCTGATACGATAGGAAAAAAAGGTATTTTAATATGTGGAACAGGGATAGGAATGTCTATTAATGCAAATAAGATTAATGGAATTCGTGCTGCATTAGTAGGTGATTTGTTTTCAGCTAAAATGACAAGAGCTCATAACGATGCCAATGTTATTTGTATGGGAGCTAGAGTTATTGCAGAAGCAATGGCATGGGAAATAACAAAAACATGGTTATCTACAGAATTTTTGGGTGGAAAATATGCTAAAAGAGTTGCAAGTATAGCTAGATATGAAAATATGCGGATATAA
- a CDS encoding tRNA (adenine(22)-N(1))-methyltransferase — MPSIRLRTVAAFVPVNAVIADIGTDHACLPIYLIKKHVINHAIAIDINKGPYITAQKAVKAKNMTTKIDVRLGSGLSPIKTGEITTAVFAGMGGILISSLLKESTHIVSSLNDLILQPQLAADKLRHYLYQIGWHITDEALAKEQNHIYQIIYALPGKKQMPTPIELEVGPVLINKRPPLFNLHIKELLRRNNKILTGLKKASTHGKNNVQLKNLSDIVKKLEVIYNDKLSNDNRSNGKNCPTQSS; from the coding sequence ATGCCATCAATCCGACTACGCACTGTAGCAGCTTTTGTTCCTGTCAATGCTGTTATTGCAGATATAGGTACTGATCATGCCTGCTTGCCTATCTATTTAATAAAAAAGCATGTAATAAATCACGCTATAGCAATAGATATTAATAAAGGGCCTTATATAACTGCCCAAAAAGCCGTTAAAGCCAAAAATATGACTACCAAAATTGACGTACGGCTCGGGAGCGGTCTTTCCCCCATAAAGACAGGTGAAATTACTACAGCTGTTTTTGCTGGAATGGGCGGAATCCTTATAAGTAGCCTACTAAAAGAATCTACTCATATAGTATCTTCCCTGAATGATCTTATCTTACAACCACAGCTGGCTGCCGATAAACTGCGTCACTATCTTTATCAAATAGGCTGGCACATTACTGATGAGGCTTTAGCCAAAGAACAAAATCATATATATCAGATAATTTATGCTCTTCCAGGGAAAAAACAAATGCCCACTCCTATCGAACTTGAAGTTGGCCCTGTCCTGATAAATAAAAGACCCCCTTTGTTTAACCTTCATATAAAGGAGCTTTTGCGCCGCAATAATAAAATACTTACCGGATTGAAAAAAGCCTCAACACACGGAAAAAATAATGTCCAATTAAAAAACTTATCTGATATAGTAAAAAAACTGGAGGTAATATACAATGATAAGCTGTCAAACGATAATAGAAGCAATGGAAAAAATTGCCCCACACAATCTAGCTGA
- a CDS encoding LysR family transcriptional regulator, producing the protein MTLQQLKYIIEIVNSGSISTAAQKLFISQPSLSNAVKSLEQEFGIEIFIRTNRGVSLSSDGQNFLSYARQILEQTDLLEKHYLNKKPSRRLFAISTQHYAFSVNAFVNLIRDYAEDEYEFTLRETKTHEILDDVKDMRSEIGVIYLSSFNEQVINKILHDNDLIFIELFRTSPYIFMSSRHPLAHKKSINFSDLEPYPCLSFEQGTHNSFYFSEEIHSTISHKKSIRVSDRATLFNLVIGLNGYTISTGVLSEDLNGSNIISVPLASSEIIRVGYVYNKHTHLSSLAKNYIKKLRHYISMSVMPQNKK; encoded by the coding sequence ATGACTCTACAGCAACTAAAATATATAATAGAAATTGTCAATTCCGGCTCCATAAGTACCGCAGCACAAAAACTTTTCATATCACAGCCCAGTCTTTCCAACGCTGTAAAATCATTAGAACAAGAATTCGGTATTGAAATATTTATTCGTACTAACCGCGGCGTATCACTTTCTTCCGATGGACAGAATTTCTTAAGCTACGCCCGCCAGATACTAGAACAAACAGACCTGTTAGAAAAACATTACCTTAACAAAAAACCGTCTCGTCGTTTATTTGCAATTTCTACACAACACTATGCTTTCTCAGTAAATGCTTTCGTAAATTTAATCAGGGATTATGCCGAAGATGAATATGAATTTACCCTGCGTGAAACAAAGACACATGAAATATTAGACGATGTAAAAGATATGCGCAGTGAAATTGGTGTGATTTATCTTAGTTCTTTTAATGAACAGGTGATAAATAAAATTCTCCATGACAACGACTTAATCTTTATTGAACTGTTCCGAACCAGCCCCTATATTTTTATGAGTTCCCGCCATCCTCTTGCACACAAAAAAAGCATTAACTTTTCTGATTTAGAACCTTATCCCTGTCTGTCCTTTGAACAAGGAACACACAATTCATTTTATTTTTCTGAGGAAATACATAGTACCATATCCCACAAAAAAAGTATCCGCGTAAGTGATAGAGCCACATTATTCAACCTCGTGATCGGCCTTAACGGATATACCATCTCCACCGGTGTATTAAGTGAAGATTTAAATGGCAGCAATATAATATCTGTCCCATTGGCAAGCAGTGAAATAATCCGTGTCGGATATGTATATAATAAGCACACTCATTTAAGTTCTCTAGCCAAAAATTATATAAAAAAATTAAGACATTATATTTCCATGAGCGTTATGCCGCAAAATAAAAAATAG
- a CDS encoding zinc-binding dehydrogenase, with protein sequence MKALVKMQVGAGHWEIIDKPEPQINDDQVKIKVEYIGVCGSDIHTYEGHYNTDAVGLTIGHEFAGIISEIGENVTNFKIGDRVTSETTFYVCGKCRYCKAQEYNLCPHRRGLGTQQDGAAAKYVIARKESVHILPQNLSTREASITEAAACAYHGVNKAKITKGDIVLVLGPGPIGLLVAQIVMSYGGHVIMTGLTQDARRLQIANKRFGIEHIIDVQKDDPQKLVNQLTGGYGADVCYDCTGAVPAMHLGMELLRKKGQYVQIGLFAKDIVPVDFSKIIQKEIIVSGSRSQNTHDWEPTLRLMSEGKINADKMITHEVYINEWDKAYTFIKSGQAIKVVMKPI encoded by the coding sequence ATGAAAGCTTTAGTAAAAATGCAAGTTGGCGCTGGTCATTGGGAAATTATTGATAAACCAGAACCACAAATTAATGATGATCAGGTTAAAATTAAGGTTGAGTATATAGGCGTATGTGGAAGTGATATTCATACGTATGAAGGCCATTATAATACGGACGCAGTTGGATTAACAATAGGACATGAATTTGCTGGAATTATATCAGAAATTGGGGAAAATGTTACAAACTTTAAAATTGGTGATCGCGTAACTTCAGAAACGACTTTTTATGTGTGTGGAAAATGTAGATATTGTAAGGCACAAGAATATAATCTTTGTCCGCACCGTAGGGGTTTAGGTACACAGCAAGATGGAGCTGCAGCTAAATATGTTATAGCTCGCAAAGAAAGTGTACATATTTTACCACAAAATTTATCTACACGTGAAGCATCAATTACTGAGGCTGCAGCCTGTGCTTATCATGGAGTGAATAAAGCTAAAATTACAAAAGGCGATATAGTGTTGGTTTTAGGACCAGGGCCGATAGGATTATTGGTAGCTCAGATAGTTATGTCATATGGTGGGCATGTTATTATGACAGGGTTGACCCAGGATGCTAGACGATTACAAATTGCTAATAAAAGGTTTGGTATTGAACATATAATTGATGTGCAAAAGGATGATCCACAAAAATTAGTAAATCAATTAACAGGTGGATATGGTGCTGATGTTTGTTATGATTGTACGGGAGCGGTTCCCGCTATGCATCTTGGTATGGAACTTTTGCGTAAAAAGGGGCAATATGTGCAAATAGGGCTTTTTGCTAAAGATATAGTACCAGTAGATTTTTCTAAAATTATTCAAAAGGAAATTATAGTTTCTGGAAGCCGCAGTCAAAATACCCATGATTGGGAACCAACACTACGACTTATGAGTGAAGGAAAAATTAATGCCGATAAAATGATTACGCATGAAGTATATATTAATGAATGGGATAAAGCGTACACTTTTATAAAAAGTGGACAAGCAATAAAGGTTGTAATGAAACCAATTTAA